A portion of the Calothrix sp. 336/3 genome contains these proteins:
- a CDS encoding Calvin cycle protein CP12, producing MSDIQEKIQEEVEQARAVCDVTGGNSPECAAAWDAVEELQAEASHQRQTKQKNSLEQYCDDNPEAAECRVYDD from the coding sequence ATGAGCGACATTCAAGAAAAAATCCAAGAAGAAGTAGAACAAGCACGTGCTGTCTGTGACGTTACAGGTGGCAACTCTCCGGAGTGTGCAGCTGCTTGGGATGCAGTCGAAGAATTACAAGCCGAAGCCTCTCACCAACGGCAAACCAAGCAAAAAAACTCCCTAGAACAATACTGCGATGACAACCCCGAAGCTGCTGAGTGTCGGGTTTACGATGACTAA
- a CDS encoding DUF3177 family protein — protein MEVWFRSLVWLDYRLAVLFTVILPLFLLTWAFVQKAEGIQRLLIIYWRVASLLAITVYLMIGGFGVSFISSFMARILIPVSLWFWVDLNDELDYQPNGGLKFVFTAWRWATSLYCLLGAIATIPFVLGCAFSETAVNTPFCRVWFEAPLQFKEIFHGMNTKPGFLGFLGILGLVVYVLYLSYFVLIKLGKQGRSATH, from the coding sequence ATGGAAGTTTGGTTTCGTTCTCTAGTCTGGTTAGACTACCGATTAGCCGTGTTATTTACGGTAATTTTGCCATTATTTCTCCTCACTTGGGCATTTGTCCAAAAAGCTGAAGGCATACAACGTCTACTGATTATCTATTGGCGAGTCGCTAGCTTACTGGCAATAACCGTATATCTGATGATTGGTGGTTTTGGGGTAAGTTTCATCTCTAGCTTTATGGCAAGAATCTTAATCCCAGTTTCCCTATGGTTTTGGGTAGATCTGAACGATGAGCTAGATTACCAACCCAACGGAGGATTAAAATTTGTTTTCACTGCTTGGCGGTGGGCAACAAGTTTGTATTGTCTTTTAGGGGCGATCGCCACCATTCCTTTTGTCTTAGGCTGCGCTTTCTCCGAAACTGCTGTCAACACTCCCTTTTGCCGTGTTTGGTTTGAAGCACCTTTACAATTCAAAGAAATATTCCATGGAATGAATACCAAACCAGGTTTTCTGGGTTTCCTAGGCATTCTGGGCTTAGTAGTTTACGTACTCTATCTCAGTTACTTTGTCCTCATCAAACTCGGTAAACAAGGACGTTCTGCCACCCACTAA